A region from the Metopolophium dirhodum isolate CAU chromosome 9, ASM1992520v1, whole genome shotgun sequence genome encodes:
- the LOC132952151 gene encoding mucin-2-like, which translates to MEGWWHLKLMCGVSALLFAACSARPQDPTAVAATVKEVPQRPMTLTNGYHPSSFPFNNGEPFVVDPNMGSIDFNTRPPTNAAQRSDDYYDYDTTKLEEVPFDYKGDPIDRKDVAGPGLLPRPNDIAPTKNKQTDIYQFLNLPVKYSSSDRFPLMSSSYANTKIQGSGGSSPSSPLSNHKMPSTPTQTPTAATSPTTTVSSWYNTIKLTTVRPTTAPTPAPTTTTTTTTTPIPQQEEYEYDYDYPHAQEPVSHQDTTTAQAATTTTTTTTTTSTTTAAASMSPSTVVHRTNPPPPSSTSFITPEPSTAAATVPSSSTTTTTSPPITPSVFNRTMSSVQVTTARPEIDSKLDGTSFADYDDAIKPVEKPHQPETYGQNFKPLHGNYQFDDKPYPLITNSKVPMTFTAHVSSGISLNNQKEHLSNVKPSPAPVSEPVYSSRPLRPENIPDTIKPEETVVYDNSRVTFNSGKLDPPISPEMPPTYSKPKPPKPNGTPDQFETVYYKVRPDTYNAQQFPSTVSNRPTNPLIQSRPYQPEPPVIKTFQPDIPRKPVNTELQMSQGRPPPYPVQTDEYVKNKPQYTPPQSQPDTSKFKPPKHVINHFIKTQPNEDNKSYALQTSFSIGMDGERTDTRPAQGIGQVLMVEDGSSETVVNHTIPVKTKSTTSIPLVPPPRPIQKQQPYPRPQWENVPKPPAYHPPPKRDGAIPPPQRPNLPNILPQFRPNARVDTPPTVPQSHSATIERVQIPIDHLRPPPLPKPQFLKVDRNDDNIDEEILNIPEKETRILQRPGPQPAKVTTLQMIQHGTPTKLRDDNKENPVHIIYAANTPPKPSEKIIDDSVMLDVNDRSDVPILKTKTTIIKPTKTDFPYQIVKPDENQNGSSLEYKAYSPTKLDTIKPNYDQELVPNLQDYVPIVTRDSTPNIVVSQKPITATLKTSEDNHKVVDEGHKPLLQNFQIPFQPSLKLPENSNGWSVVRKSQIDNASERIDETGDVVGSTEKFDPDNFKPQLVGGFMPISPPSEDAKEKKTGEQSERAKRFIRD; encoded by the coding sequence ATGGAAGGGTGGTGGCATCTGAAGTTGATGTGCGGTGTCTCGGCGTTATTGTTCGCCGCATGTTCAGCTCGGCCGCAGGATCCCACCGCCGTTGCGGCCACCGTCAAAGAAGTGCCGCAGAGACCCATGACCCTGACCAATGGCTACCATCCATCATCGTTCCCGTTCAACAACGGCGAACCATTCGTCGTTGATCCCAACATGGGTTCCATAGACTTCAATACTAGACCACCCACGAACGCAGCGCAGAGGTCCGACGACTATTACGATTACGACACTACAAAGTTAGAGGAGGTGCCGTTCGACTACAAGGGCGATCCGATCGACAGAAAGGACGTGGCAGGCCCCGGTCTGCTGCCCAGGCCCAACGACATTGCGCCCACCAAGAACAAGCAGACGGATATCTATCAGTTCTTGAACCTGCCCGTCAAGTACAGTTCTAGTGACCGGTTTCCGCTCATGTCCAGTTCGTACGCCAACACAAAAATCCAAGGGTCCGGTGGATCGTCGCCATCGTCGCCACTCAGCAATCACAAAATGCCATCCACTCCGACCCAGACGCCGACGGCTGCAACTTCGCCCACCACCACTGTCTCGTCTTGGTACAACACCATCAAGTTGACTACAGTCAGGCCCACCACTGCCCCAACTCCAGCCCCGACAACTACTACGACCACGACCACGACTCCGATCCCGCAGCAAGAGGAATATGAATACGATTACGATTACCCTCATGCGCAAGAACCTGTGTCACACCAAGATACCACAACCGCGCAGGCGGCGACCACTACTACTACGACCACTACCACTACCTCAACCACCACTGCCGCTGCCTCCATGAGTCCGTCGACAGTCGTTCACCGCACCAATCCGCCGCCACCGTCGTCGACCTCTTTTATCACGCCCGAACCATCCACTGCTGCAGCTACTGTACCGTCGTCCTCAACCACTACAACAACATCTCCTCCGATTACCCCGTCAGTCTTCAATAGAACCATGAGCTCGGTGCAGGTTACCACTGCCAGACCGGAGATCGACTCCAAACTGGATGGAACGTCATTCGCTGACTACGATGACGCGATCAAACCAGTGGAGAAACCGCATCAGCCGGAGACGTACGGTCAAAACTTCAAACCCCTGCACGGAAACTACCAGTTCGACGACAAACCTTATCCTTTGATTACCAACAGCAAAGTGCCTATGACGTTCACCGCTCACGTATCGTCTGGTATATCGTTGAACAACCAAAAGGAACACTTGTCGAATGTCAAACCATCTCCAGCTCCAGTGTCGGAACCAGTATACTCATCTAGGCCTCTGCGCCCGGAAAACATACCTGATACAATTAAGCCCGAGGAAACTGTTGTGTATGACAATTCGAGAGTGACGTTCAACAGTGGTAAGCTTGATCCACCAATAAGCCCAGAAATGCCACCGACGTATTCAAAACCCAAACCGCCAAAGCCTAACGGAACTCCTGATCAGTTTGAGACAGTTTACTACAAAGTCAGACCGGATACTTATAACGCACAACAATTTCCTAGCACGGTTTCAAACCGACCTACGAATCCTCTAATCCAAAGTCGACCTTATCAACCAGAGCCGCCAGTAATAAAAACTTTCCAGCCAGATATACCTAGAAAACCGGTGAACACAGAGCTTCAAATGTCACAAGGACGACCACCACCATATCCGGTACAAACGGATGAGTATGTCAAAAATAAACCTCAATACACCCCTCCACAGAGCCAACCAGATACATCAAAGTTTAAACCTCCTAAACACGTAATAaaccattttataaaaactCAGCCGAATGAAGATAATAAAAGCTACGCACTTCAAACTTCTTTTTCAATTGGTATGGATGGAGAACGGACAGATACACGTCCAGCACAAGGTATCGGCCAAGTTTTAATGGTCGAAGACGGCTCTTCTGAAACCGTTGTTAACCACACGATACCAGTAAAGACCAAATCGACTACATCGATTCCACTTGTTCCCCCACCAAGACCAATCCAAAAACAACAACCGTATCCAAGGCCTCAATGGGAGAACGTACCAAAACCTCCTGCATATCACCCACCTCCGAAACGCGATGGCGCCATACCTCCACCACAAAGACCAAATTTACCCAATATTTTACCTCAGTTCAGACCAAACGCCAGAGTCGACACACCACCAACGGTACCTCAATCACACTCAGCGACAATTGAAAGGGTACAAATTCCAATAGACCATTTGAGACCTCCACCACTTCCAAAAcctcaatttttaaaagtagacAGAAATGATGATAATATCGATGAAGAAATTCTAAATATACCTGAAAAGGAAACGAGAATTTTACAGAGACCTGGACCACAACCAGCAAAAGTGACTACCTTGCAAATGATTCAACACGGTACTCCGACAAAATTACGAGATGATAATAAAGAAAATcccgtacatattatttatgcagCAAACACTCCACCAAAACCAtctgaaaaaataatagatgattCAGTAATGCTAGATGTAAACGATAGATCTGATGTcccaattttaaaaactaaaaccacCATTATCAAGCCCACCAAAACAGACTTCCCATATCAAATCGTTAAACCTGATGAAAATCAAAACGGATCTTCATTGGAGTATAAAGCATACAGTCCGACCAAATTGGATACAATCAAACCAAATTATGATCAAGAACTAGTTCCAAACCTTCAAGATTATGTTCCAATTGTAACTCGTGATTCTACTCCAAACATTGTGGTTTCGCAAAAACCAATTACAGCTACATTAAAAACGTCAGAAGATAATCATAAGGTAGTTGATGAAGGCCACAAACCTCTACtacaaaattttcaaataccCTTCCAGCCAAGTTTAAAATTGCCAGAAAATAGTAATGGTTGGTCGGTTGTAAGAAAATCACAAATTGATAATGCTTCTGAGAGAATAGATGAAACTGGTGATGTGGTTGGGTCTACAGAGAAGTTTGATCCAGATAATTTTAAACCGCAATTAGTTGGCGGTTTTATGCCAATAAGTCCTCCTTCAGAAgatgcaaaagaaaaaaaaacaggtgAACAATCCGAAAGAGCGAAAAGATTTATAAgagattaa